The Ancylobacter sp. WKF20 genome contains a region encoding:
- a CDS encoding SUF system Fe-S cluster assembly protein: MSEATGSLADTPNAPAIASTIPQEELDRLTDEIVTALKTVYDPEIPVDIYELGLIYKVDIADDRQVAVEMTLTTPNCPSAAELPGMVEGAVASVGGVSGVTVNLTFDPPWDQGRMSEEARLTLNLW; this comes from the coding sequence ATGAGCGAAGCCACCGGAAGTCTCGCCGATACGCCGAACGCCCCGGCGATCGCGTCCACGATCCCGCAGGAGGAACTCGACCGCCTGACGGACGAGATCGTCACCGCGTTGAAGACCGTCTACGACCCGGAAATCCCCGTCGACATCTACGAGCTCGGCCTGATCTACAAGGTGGACATCGCCGATGACCGGCAGGTCGCCGTCGAGATGACGCTGACCACGCCGAACTGCCCCTCCGCCGCCGAGCTTCCCGGCATGGTGGAAGGCGCGGTGGCGAGCGTCGGCGGCGTGTCGGGCGTCACCGTCAACCTCACCTTCGATCCGCCCTGGGACCAGGGCCGCATGTCGGAAGAGGCGCGGCTGACGCTGAACCTCTGGTGA
- a CDS encoding TfoX/Sxy family protein: MDPTAVADIFATFRPVRCRRMFGGLGVYADGVMFALVADGRLYLKADVPFGGELAARGAEPFIYESGGRTVTVSYWSMPESALDDPDEAAELGARALGLARRAAAEREAASRRRVVPHGM, from the coding sequence ATGGATCCCACAGCCGTCGCCGACATCTTCGCCACCTTCCGGCCGGTGCGCTGCCGACGCATGTTCGGCGGCCTCGGCGTCTATGCCGACGGGGTGATGTTCGCCCTTGTGGCGGATGGCCGGCTCTATCTGAAAGCGGATGTGCCGTTTGGCGGCGAACTCGCGGCGCGTGGGGCCGAGCCCTTCATCTATGAGAGCGGCGGCCGCACGGTCACGGTGAGCTACTGGTCCATGCCGGAATCGGCGCTGGACGACCCGGACGAGGCCGCCGAACTTGGCGCGCGGGCCCTTGGGCTGGCACGCCGCGCGGCGGCAGAGCGGGAGGCAGCCTCACGCCGGCGGGTGGTTCCCCACGGCATGTGA
- the tyrS gene encoding tyrosine--tRNA ligase → MSKFRSDFLRTLDERGFIHQISDEAGLDALFATETVTAYIGFDPTAPSLHAGGLIQIMMLHWMQATGHRPLSLMGGGTGMVGDPSFKEEARKLMTVDTIEDNIASIKRVFSNYLTYGEGPTGALMVNNAEWLRGLNYLEFLRDVGRHFSVNRMLSFDSVKTRLEREQSLSFLEFNYMILQAYDFVELAQRYDCRLQMGGSDQWGNIVNGIDLGHRMGTKQLYALTSPLLTTASGSKMGKSVNGAVWLNADMLGPYEFWQYWRNTEDADVSRFLKLYTTLPMAEIARLSAVGGSEINEVKKILATEVTAMLHGRAAADAAAETARKTFEEGAISEDLPTVEVPAAELEAGIGVLAAFAEKAGLVASNGEARRQVKGGGLKVNDATVTDDKAVLTARDLSPEGVIKLSFGKKKHVLLKPV, encoded by the coding sequence ATGAGCAAGTTCCGATCCGATTTCCTCCGCACCCTCGATGAGCGCGGCTTCATCCACCAGATATCGGATGAGGCGGGGCTCGACGCTCTCTTCGCGACGGAAACCGTCACCGCCTATATCGGCTTCGACCCGACGGCGCCAAGCCTGCATGCGGGCGGCCTCATCCAGATCATGATGCTGCACTGGATGCAGGCGACCGGCCATCGCCCGCTCTCGCTGATGGGCGGCGGCACCGGCATGGTGGGCGACCCCTCCTTCAAGGAGGAGGCCCGCAAGCTCATGACGGTGGACACGATCGAGGACAACATCGCCTCGATCAAGCGCGTCTTCTCCAACTACCTCACCTATGGCGAGGGCCCGACCGGCGCGCTGATGGTCAACAACGCCGAATGGCTGCGCGGGCTGAACTACCTCGAATTCCTGCGTGATGTCGGCCGGCATTTCTCGGTCAACCGCATGCTGTCCTTCGACAGCGTGAAGACGCGGCTGGAGCGCGAGCAATCGCTCTCCTTCCTCGAATTCAACTACATGATCCTGCAGGCCTATGACTTCGTCGAGCTGGCCCAGCGTTACGACTGCCGGCTGCAGATGGGCGGCTCCGACCAATGGGGCAACATCGTCAACGGCATCGACCTCGGCCACCGCATGGGCACCAAGCAGCTCTACGCGCTGACCTCGCCGCTGCTCACCACCGCCTCTGGCTCCAAGATGGGCAAGTCGGTGAACGGAGCGGTGTGGCTGAACGCCGACATGCTCGGCCCCTATGAGTTCTGGCAGTACTGGCGCAACACCGAGGATGCGGACGTCTCGCGCTTCCTCAAGCTCTACACCACCCTGCCGATGGCCGAGATCGCCCGGCTCTCGGCCGTGGGCGGCTCGGAGATCAACGAGGTCAAGAAGATCCTCGCCACCGAGGTGACGGCCATGCTGCACGGTCGCGCGGCGGCGGATGCGGCGGCCGAGACGGCGCGCAAGACCTTCGAGGAAGGCGCCATTTCCGAAGACCTGCCGACGGTCGAAGTGCCGGCCGCCGAGCTGGAAGCGGGCATCGGCGTGCTCGCCGCCTTCGCGGAAAAGGCTGGTCTCGTCGCCTCCAATGGCGAGGCGCGCCGGCAGGTGAAGGGCGGCGGGCTGAAGGTGAACGACGCGACCGTCACCGACGACAAGGCGGTGCTGACCGCACGCGACCTCTCGCCCGAAGGCGTCATCAAGCTGTCCTTCGGCAAGAAGAAGCACGTCCTGCTGAAGCCGGTCTGA
- the sufA gene encoding Fe-S cluster assembly scaffold SufA: MSLPRSRPPIMSLTEAAAERVRSIIARSDKPVIGLRVGVKNGGCAGMEYTMEFAEEAGRFDEVVEDKGVKVLIDPKAVLYLLGTQMDYKTDKFAAQFVFNNPNQTSACGCGESVAITPVRSEAAEIHAG, translated from the coding sequence ATGAGCCTGCCCCGTTCCCGTCCGCCCATCATGTCGCTGACCGAGGCCGCCGCCGAGCGCGTGCGGTCGATCATCGCCCGTTCCGACAAGCCGGTCATCGGCCTGCGTGTCGGCGTGAAGAATGGCGGCTGTGCCGGCATGGAATACACGATGGAATTCGCCGAGGAAGCCGGCCGCTTCGATGAAGTGGTCGAGGACAAGGGCGTGAAGGTTCTCATCGACCCCAAGGCGGTGCTCTATCTGCTGGGCACGCAGATGGACTACAAGACCGACAAGTTTGCCGCCCAGTTCGTGTTCAACAACCCGAACCAGACCTCGGCCTGCGGCTGCGGCGAATCGGTGGCGATCACCCCGGTCCGCTCCGAGGCGGCCGAGATCCACGCCGGCTGA
- a CDS encoding alpha/beta hydrolase: MPEVIFTGEKGRLEGRYQPAKTRHAPIAIILHPHPQFGGTMNNPVVYNLYYQFVNRGFSTLRFNFRGVGRSQGSFDHGQGELADAAAALDWAQSINPDARACWIAGFSFGAWIGMQLLMRRPEVEGFISIAAPANLYDFSFLAPCPSSGLFVHGDKDAVVPFSAVTGLVEKLKTQKGIVIEQQTVADANHFFDGKTEDLMEVVGTYLDKRLPDTAKKTSAA; this comes from the coding sequence ATGCCCGAGGTCATCTTCACCGGCGAGAAGGGGCGGCTGGAAGGCCGTTACCAGCCGGCCAAGACACGTCACGCGCCGATCGCCATCATCCTGCACCCGCACCCGCAGTTCGGGGGCACGATGAACAACCCGGTCGTCTACAACCTCTATTACCAGTTCGTGAACCGGGGCTTCTCCACGCTGCGCTTCAATTTCCGCGGCGTCGGGCGCAGCCAGGGCTCGTTCGACCACGGCCAGGGCGAGCTCGCCGATGCGGCCGCCGCGCTCGACTGGGCGCAGTCGATCAACCCGGACGCGCGGGCGTGCTGGATCGCCGGCTTTTCCTTCGGCGCCTGGATCGGCATGCAGTTGCTGATGCGCCGCCCGGAGGTCGAGGGCTTCATCTCCATCGCCGCCCCGGCGAACCTCTATGACTTCTCGTTCCTGGCGCCCTGCCCGTCCTCGGGCTTGTTCGTCCATGGCGACAAGGATGCCGTGGTGCCGTTCTCGGCGGTGACCGGCCTCGTCGAGAAGCTGAAGACGCAGAAGGGCATCGTCATCGAGCAGCAGACGGTGGCGGACGCCAACCACTTCTTCGATGGCAAGACCGAAGACCTCATGGAGGTTGTCGGCACCTATCTCGACAAGCGCCTGCCCGACACGGCGAAGAAGACCAGCGCCGCCTGA
- the sufB gene encoding Fe-S cluster assembly protein SufB, producing MPAVQETVDQVRSLDVDQYKYGFFTEIESEKAPKGLSEDTVRFISAKKNEPEWMLEWRLEAFRRWQTMPEPQWARVSYPPIAYQELYYYSAPKRKEALSIDDIDPEILATYEKLGIPLRERDALLGIQSGGSKVAVDAVFDSVSVATTFKEELAKAGVIFMPISEAVREYPELVRQYLGSVVPVTDNYFATLNSAVFSDGSFVYVPKGVRCPMELSTYFRINERNTGQFERTLIIADEGAYVSYLEGCTAPQRDENQLHAAVVELVALADAEIKYSTVQNWYPGDKDGKGGIYNFVTKRGDCRGDRSKISWTQVETGSAITWKYPSCILRGDNSQGEFYSIAISNGYQQVDSGTKMIHLGKNTSSRIISKGIAAGHSDNTYRGQVTAHRKATGARNFTNCDSLLIGDKCGAHTVPYIESKNSSAQFEHEATTSKISEDQLFYCRQRGLDPEEATALIVNGFVKDVLQQLPMEFAVEAQKLIAVSLEGSVG from the coding sequence ATGCCGGCCGTACAGGAGACAGTGGACCAGGTCCGCTCGTTGGATGTCGATCAGTACAAGTACGGGTTCTTCACGGAAATCGAATCCGAGAAGGCCCCGAAGGGTCTGAGCGAGGACACCGTCCGCTTCATTTCGGCGAAAAAGAATGAGCCGGAATGGATGCTCGAGTGGCGCCTCGAGGCGTTCCGCCGCTGGCAGACCATGCCGGAGCCGCAGTGGGCGCGGGTGAGCTACCCGCCGATCGCCTATCAGGAGCTCTATTACTATTCCGCGCCGAAGCGGAAGGAAGCCCTGTCGATCGACGATATCGACCCGGAAATCCTCGCCACCTATGAGAAGCTCGGCATTCCGCTGCGCGAGCGCGACGCGCTGCTCGGCATCCAGAGCGGCGGCTCGAAGGTCGCCGTCGACGCGGTGTTCGATTCGGTCTCCGTGGCCACCACCTTCAAGGAAGAGCTCGCCAAGGCCGGCGTGATCTTCATGCCGATCTCCGAGGCCGTGCGCGAATACCCCGAGCTGGTGCGCCAGTATCTCGGCTCCGTCGTGCCGGTGACCGACAACTACTTCGCCACGCTGAATTCGGCGGTGTTCTCCGACGGCTCCTTCGTCTATGTGCCGAAGGGCGTGCGCTGCCCGATGGAGCTGTCGACCTATTTCCGCATCAATGAGCGCAACACTGGCCAGTTCGAGCGCACGCTCATCATCGCCGATGAAGGCGCCTATGTGAGCTATCTCGAAGGCTGCACCGCGCCGCAGCGCGACGAGAACCAGCTTCACGCGGCGGTGGTCGAGCTGGTCGCGCTGGCCGATGCCGAGATCAAGTACTCGACGGTGCAGAACTGGTATCCGGGCGACAAGGACGGCAAGGGCGGCATCTACAACTTCGTCACCAAGCGTGGCGACTGCCGTGGCGACCGCTCCAAGATCTCCTGGACGCAGGTCGAGACCGGCTCGGCCATCACCTGGAAGTACCCGAGCTGCATCCTGCGCGGGGATAATTCGCAGGGCGAGTTCTACTCGATCGCGATTTCCAACGGCTACCAGCAGGTCGATTCCGGCACCAAGATGATCCATCTCGGCAAGAACACGTCGAGCCGCATCATCTCCAAGGGCATCGCCGCCGGCCACTCGGACAACACCTATCGCGGCCAGGTGACGGCGCATCGCAAGGCGACCGGCGCGCGCAACTTCACCAATTGCGACAGCCTGCTCATCGGCGACAAGTGCGGGGCGCACACCGTGCCCTACATCGAGTCGAAGAACAGCAGCGCCCAGTTCGAGCACGAAGCGACCACCTCGAAGATCTCCGAGGACCAGCTCTTCTACTGCCGCCAGCGCGGCCTCGATCCGGAAGAGGCGACGGCGCTGATCGTCAACGGCTTCGTCAAGGACGTGCTCCAGCAGCTTCCCATGGAGTTCGCCGTGGAAGCCCAGAAGCTGATCGCCGTGAGCCTCGAAGGCTCGGTGGGCTGA
- the sufD gene encoding Fe-S cluster assembly protein SufD, protein MNADIRPIRTPAEQAFIAALDGLPASGDRLADLRLAAARSFAEHGLPHRRVEEWKYTDLRTLMREAVSVAGTAAVAEADARATLLREVEARRIVVANGAVVPELFDLADLEAGLTITTLASASAAGDEVLSRIGGILPGRYDAALALNTALAKDGVVITVASGTEIARPIHIAHVFAGTGAAASFARSLVVLGAGSKLTVVESFEGPQAMAYQANSATEFTVGDEAHLDVVRLQEDGDRAFHLSTLLFDVGRQAQVHAFTFGIGAAVARTSLYATLSGDSSQVGFNGATLLKGRQHADSTLLVDHQVPGCESRELFKTVLDDQTRGVFQGKIIVRQAAQKTDGRMMSRALALGDEAEMDNKPELEIFADDVQCGHGATCGAIDDDLLFYLRARGIPMKEAQSLLVQAFVGEAIETVEHDGLREALVERAEAWLKARA, encoded by the coding sequence ATGAACGCCGATATCCGTCCCATCCGGACCCCGGCCGAGCAGGCGTTCATCGCCGCTCTGGACGGGCTGCCCGCGAGTGGCGACCGGCTGGCCGATCTGCGCCTCGCCGCCGCCCGCAGCTTCGCCGAGCACGGCCTGCCGCACCGGCGGGTCGAGGAGTGGAAGTACACCGATCTGCGCACGCTGATGCGCGAGGCCGTGTCGGTCGCCGGTACTGCCGCCGTGGCTGAGGCGGATGCGCGCGCCACCCTGCTGCGCGAGGTCGAGGCGCGCCGCATCGTCGTCGCCAATGGCGCGGTGGTGCCGGAGCTCTTCGATCTTGCCGATCTGGAAGCCGGCCTCACCATCACCACCCTGGCTTCTGCCAGCGCGGCGGGTGACGAGGTGCTGAGCCGCATTGGCGGTATCCTGCCCGGCCGCTACGACGCGGCGCTGGCGCTCAATACGGCGCTGGCGAAGGATGGCGTCGTCATCACCGTGGCGTCCGGCACCGAGATCGCACGGCCGATCCATATCGCCCATGTCTTCGCCGGCACGGGCGCGGCGGCGAGCTTCGCCCGCTCGCTGGTGGTGCTCGGCGCGGGCTCGAAGCTCACCGTCGTGGAGAGCTTCGAGGGGCCGCAGGCCATGGCCTATCAGGCGAACAGTGCGACCGAATTCACTGTGGGCGACGAGGCGCATCTGGACGTTGTGCGGCTGCAGGAGGATGGCGACCGCGCCTTCCACCTCTCCACCCTCCTGTTCGATGTCGGCCGGCAGGCGCAGGTTCACGCCTTTACCTTCGGCATCGGCGCGGCAGTGGCGCGCACCTCGCTCTATGCGACTCTGTCGGGCGACAGCAGCCAGGTGGGCTTCAACGGCGCCACGCTGCTGAAGGGCCGCCAGCACGCGGATTCGACCCTGCTGGTCGACCATCAGGTGCCGGGCTGCGAGAGCCGCGAGCTGTTCAAGACCGTGCTCGACGACCAGACCCGCGGCGTGTTCCAGGGCAAGATCATTGTCCGCCAGGCGGCGCAGAAGACCGACGGCCGGATGATGAGCCGCGCGCTGGCGCTCGGCGACGAGGCCGAGATGGACAACAAGCCGGAGCTGGAGATCTTCGCCGACGACGTGCAGTGCGGCCATGGCGCCACCTGCGGGGCGATCGACGACGATCTGCTGTTCTATCTGCGCGCCCGCGGCATCCCGATGAAGGAAGCGCAGAGCCTGCTGGTGCAGGCCTTCGTCGGCGAGGCCATCGAGACGGTCGAGCATGACGGGCTGCGCGAGGCGCTGGTCGAGCGGGCGGAAGCCTGGCTCAAGGCGCGGGCGTGA
- a CDS encoding cysteine desulfurase family protein, which produces MTERTYLDHNATSPVRPEARAALLDALDATGNGSSVHSEGRASRAVLETARLRVAGLVGADPRGVVFTAGGTEADTLALTPHFQRGEAPLTCDVLLTTAVEHAAVLRGHRFAPDNVEILPVDNRGRLRLETLDAALERHQAEGRRVLASVMLANNETGVIQPVAEVSRRVHAVGGLVHTDAVQAAGRIPVSLPALGADLISISAHKLGGAPGGGALIMADPDLRPAPVFGGGGQERGRRAGSENIPAIAAFGAAAESAAAAVESEQRRIHALRERLEDALRSVFPELVLLVGDVDRLPNTSSLSVPGVPAETIVIALDLAGLAVSAGAACSSGKVATSHVLTAMGVPERIARSAFRLSFGWSSGDEDVDRALGVFRRVLPGLLRRRAAA; this is translated from the coding sequence ATGACCGAACGCACTTATCTCGATCACAACGCCACCTCGCCGGTGCGCCCCGAAGCCCGGGCCGCGCTGCTGGACGCGCTCGACGCGACCGGCAATGGCTCGTCCGTGCACAGCGAGGGGCGCGCCTCGCGTGCCGTGCTGGAGACGGCGAGGCTGCGTGTAGCAGGGCTGGTCGGCGCGGATCCGCGTGGCGTCGTGTTCACGGCGGGCGGTACCGAGGCCGACACGCTGGCGCTGACGCCGCATTTTCAGCGCGGTGAGGCGCCGTTGACCTGCGACGTGCTGCTGACCACCGCGGTGGAACATGCCGCCGTGCTGCGCGGCCATCGTTTTGCGCCGGATAATGTGGAAATTCTTCCCGTCGACAATCGCGGCCGGCTGCGGCTGGAGACGCTGGATGCGGCGCTGGAGCGCCATCAGGCCGAGGGGCGGCGCGTGCTGGCCTCGGTCATGCTCGCCAATAACGAGACCGGCGTGATCCAGCCGGTGGCCGAGGTGTCCCGCCGTGTCCATGCCGTGGGCGGGCTGGTGCATACCGATGCGGTGCAGGCGGCGGGGCGCATCCCCGTCTCGCTGCCGGCGCTGGGTGCCGACCTCATTTCGATCTCCGCTCACAAGCTCGGCGGCGCGCCGGGGGGCGGCGCGCTCATCATGGCCGACCCGGATCTGCGCCCCGCCCCGGTCTTCGGTGGGGGTGGGCAGGAACGCGGACGGCGGGCGGGCAGTGAGAACATTCCCGCCATCGCAGCCTTCGGCGCGGCGGCGGAAAGCGCGGCGGCGGCTGTGGAGAGCGAACAAAGGCGCATCCACGCCTTGCGCGAAAGGCTTGAAGACGCTCTAAGGAGCGTGTTTCCCGAGCTCGTTCTGCTCGTGGGCGATGTTGATCGCCTGCCCAACACTTCGAGCCTGTCGGTTCCGGGCGTGCCCGCCGAGACCATCGTGATCGCGCTCGATCTCGCGGGGCTGGCGGTCAGCGCGGGAGCGGCGTGCTCGTCGGGCAAGGTGGCGACGTCCCATGTGCTGACGGCCATGGGCGTGCCCGAGCGGATCGCGCGGTCTGCCTTCCGGCTGTCCTTCGGCTGGTCGAGCGGGGATGAGGATGTCGACCGGGCGCTCGGCGTGTTCCGCCGGGTGTTGCCGGGTCTTTTGCGTCGCCGCGCCGCGGCGTGA
- a CDS encoding anhydro-N-acetylmuramic acid kinase codes for MDRPLKAIGLMSGTSLDGIDVALIETDGENVDLLGPGRTYPYEPEIRDLLFRALADAREMTDRDSRPGILARAERLSTERHKEALASFFKEFPAYRDVDVIGYHGQTVLHRPENRLTVQLGDGPALARAVQTMTTGAGATLVYDLRAADVAAGGQGAPLVPVYHRALARGLGPPKPLLVLNLGGVANVTFIEGMRDPIACDTGPANALIDDFIKARTDLPFDEDGVIAGWGRVDEEAVARLMAHPFFHRPPPKSLDRNDFRAWVNEHGGLDAMSTADGAATLTALSAEACRAVLPFLPARPTRLIVAGGGAHNPTLLAMLRSRLAMEVVSAETVGWSVDALEAQAFAFLAVRALKGLPLSFPTTTGVPQALTGGVVLAPPVQQN; via the coding sequence ATGGATCGGCCGTTGAAAGCGATCGGGCTGATGAGCGGCACCTCGCTCGACGGGATCGACGTGGCGCTGATCGAAACCGACGGCGAGAACGTCGACTTGCTCGGGCCGGGGCGAACCTACCCTTACGAGCCGGAGATTCGCGACCTGCTGTTCCGCGCGCTCGCGGATGCGCGGGAGATGACGGACCGCGATTCCCGGCCGGGTATTCTCGCGCGGGCCGAGCGGCTGTCGACCGAGCGCCACAAGGAGGCGCTCGCCAGCTTCTTCAAGGAATTCCCCGCCTACCGGGATGTCGACGTCATCGGCTATCACGGCCAGACGGTGCTGCATCGGCCGGAGAACCGGCTAACGGTGCAGCTCGGTGACGGTCCCGCGCTGGCGCGGGCGGTGCAGACGATGACGACCGGCGCGGGAGCGACGCTGGTCTATGACCTGCGCGCCGCCGATGTCGCGGCGGGCGGGCAGGGGGCCCCGCTGGTGCCGGTCTATCACCGGGCGCTCGCGCGCGGGCTCGGGCCGCCCAAGCCCTTGCTGGTGCTCAATCTCGGCGGGGTGGCCAACGTCACCTTTATCGAGGGCATGCGCGATCCGATCGCCTGCGACACCGGCCCGGCCAATGCGCTGATCGACGATTTCATCAAGGCCCGCACCGACCTGCCCTTCGATGAGGACGGCGTCATCGCCGGCTGGGGACGTGTGGACGAGGAAGCGGTGGCGCGCTTAATGGCGCACCCGTTCTTTCACCGGCCGCCGCCGAAGTCGCTGGACCGCAATGATTTCCGTGCCTGGGTCAATGAGCATGGCGGTCTCGACGCGATGAGCACGGCAGATGGGGCGGCGACGCTCACCGCGCTGAGCGCCGAAGCCTGCCGCGCGGTGCTGCCGTTCCTGCCGGCACGACCCACTCGCCTCATCGTTGCCGGCGGCGGGGCACATAATCCCACGCTTCTGGCCATGCTCAGATCCAGGCTGGCGATGGAGGTGGTGAGCGCGGAGACCGTCGGCTGGTCGGTCGACGCGCTGGAGGCGCAGGCTTTCGCCTTTCTGGCGGTGCGGGCGCTGAAGGGCCTGCCGCTGAGTTTCCCCACGACGACCGGTGTGCCGCAGGCGTTGACCGGCGGGGTGGTGCTGGCGCCCCCGGTACAGCAAAACTGA
- the sufC gene encoding Fe-S cluster assembly ATPase SufC — MLDIDNLHAKIDGDHGKEILKGLSLTVNPGEVHAIMGPNGSGKSTLSYILAGKEDYEVTDGSVTLDGEDLLEMEIDERAAKGVFLAFQYPIEVPGVATMTFLRSALNAQRKKRGEEEISTPDFLRLVKDKAANLGINQDMLRRGVNVGFSGGEKKRAEILQMAILEPKLCILDETDSGLDIDALKVVSEGVNALRSPDRAMIVITHYQRLLNHIVPDFVHVMHKGRIVRSGGKELALELEANGYAEYQQDAA; from the coding sequence ATGCTCGACATCGACAACCTCCACGCCAAGATCGACGGCGATCACGGCAAGGAGATCCTCAAGGGTCTCTCGCTGACGGTGAACCCCGGCGAGGTCCACGCGATCATGGGGCCGAACGGCTCAGGCAAGTCCACGCTCTCCTACATCCTCGCTGGCAAGGAAGACTATGAGGTCACCGACGGCTCGGTGACGCTCGACGGTGAGGATCTCTTGGAGATGGAGATCGACGAGCGCGCCGCGAAGGGCGTGTTCCTCGCCTTCCAGTACCCGATCGAAGTGCCCGGCGTCGCCACCATGACCTTCCTGCGCTCGGCGCTGAACGCACAGCGCAAGAAGCGCGGCGAGGAGGAAATCTCCACGCCCGACTTCCTGCGCCTCGTGAAGGACAAGGCGGCGAACCTCGGCATCAACCAGGACATGCTGCGCCGCGGCGTCAATGTCGGTTTCTCCGGCGGTGAGAAGAAACGCGCCGAGATCCTGCAGATGGCGATCCTCGAGCCGAAGCTCTGCATCCTCGACGAGACCGATTCCGGCCTCGACATCGACGCCCTCAAGGTCGTGTCCGAGGGCGTGAACGCCCTGCGCTCGCCGGACCGGGCGATGATCGTCATCACCCATTATCAGCGCCTGCTGAACCACATCGTGCCGGACTTCGTGCATGTGATGCACAAGGGCCGGATCGTGCGGTCGGGCGGCAAGGAACTGGCGCTCGAGCTCGAAGCCAATGGCTATGCCGAGTATCAGCAGGACGCGGCCTGA
- a CDS encoding cysteine desulfurase, translating to MTDKVTTHPAVSNGTYDVARVRQDFPILSKLVYGKPLVYLDNAASSQKPVQVLDRMRYAYENEYSNVHRGLHYLANAMTEAYEEARERCRAFLNAPTLDEVIFTRSATGALNLVVSSLGQSIGEGDEIVLSIMEHHSNIVPWNYLRERKGAVIKWAPVTEEGAFDLEAFKALLTERTKIVAITHMSNVLGTVTPIKEIARLAHDVGALVVVDGSQAAVHMPVDVQDLDVDFYAVTGHKLYGPTGIGLLYGKRALLETMPPYEGGGEMIRTVTEEGVTYGEPPHRFEAGTPPIVQAVGLGASLAYMESLGRERIAAHEASLAAYAKERLSRINSIRIYGDAPGKGAIFAFDVKGAHPHDIATIIDRAGVAVRAGTHCAMPLLGRYGVTATCRASFALYNTHEEVDILADALIKAQDLFA from the coding sequence ATGACCGACAAGGTCACCACTCATCCTGCCGTGTCCAACGGCACCTATGACGTCGCCCGCGTGCGGCAGGATTTCCCGATCCTGTCCAAGCTCGTCTATGGCAAGCCGCTGGTCTATCTCGACAATGCCGCGTCGTCGCAGAAGCCGGTCCAGGTGCTGGACCGCATGCGCTACGCCTATGAGAACGAATATTCCAACGTCCATCGCGGCCTGCATTACCTCGCCAACGCGATGACCGAAGCCTATGAGGAAGCCCGCGAGCGCTGCCGCGCCTTCCTCAATGCGCCGACGCTCGATGAGGTGATTTTCACCCGCTCCGCCACCGGCGCGCTCAACCTCGTCGTGTCCTCGCTTGGCCAGTCCATCGGCGAGGGTGACGAGATCGTGCTCTCGATCATGGAGCACCACTCCAACATCGTGCCATGGAACTATCTCCGCGAGCGCAAGGGCGCGGTGATCAAGTGGGCGCCGGTGACGGAGGAGGGGGCCTTCGACCTCGAGGCCTTCAAGGCGCTGCTCACCGAGCGCACCAAGATCGTCGCCATCACCCATATGTCGAACGTGCTGGGCACGGTAACCCCGATCAAGGAAATCGCCCGCCTCGCCCACGACGTCGGGGCACTGGTCGTGGTCGATGGCTCGCAGGCCGCCGTCCACATGCCGGTCGACGTGCAGGATCTTGATGTCGATTTCTATGCCGTCACCGGTCACAAGCTGTACGGGCCGACCGGCATCGGGCTGCTTTATGGCAAGCGCGCGCTGCTGGAGACCATGCCGCCTTACGAGGGCGGTGGCGAGATGATCCGTACGGTGACGGAAGAAGGTGTCACCTATGGCGAGCCGCCTCACCGCTTCGAGGCGGGCACGCCGCCCATCGTGCAGGCTGTCGGCCTCGGTGCTTCGCTGGCCTATATGGAGAGCCTCGGGCGCGAGCGCATCGCCGCGCATGAAGCCTCGCTCGCCGCCTATGCCAAGGAGCGCCTGTCGCGCATCAACTCCATCCGCATCTATGGCGATGCGCCGGGCAAGGGAGCGATCTTCGCCTTCGATGTGAAGGGCGCGCATCCGCACGATATCGCGACCATTATCGACCGCGCGGGCGTCGCCGTTCGCGCCGGCACCCATTGCGCGATGCCGCTTCTGGGGCGATATGGTGTGACAGCGACGTGCCGGGCGTCGTTCGCGCTCTATAACACCCATGAGGAAGTCGACATTCTCGCCGACGCCCTCATCAAGGCTCAGGATCTTTTCGCATGA
- a CDS encoding VOC family protein has protein sequence MTAGPNPVPPISGVVETGLYVDDLARARAFYEGVLGLKPMVADGRFCAYDAGPGSVLLLFLRGATLDPVTIAEGTIPPHDGHGPLHYALAIPATSVEQWRQHLELQGVAIEGRVDWKGGGVSLYFRDPDQHLVELATPGLWPNY, from the coding sequence GTGACGGCGGGGCCCAATCCGGTGCCGCCGATCTCCGGTGTGGTCGAGACCGGGCTTTATGTCGACGATCTCGCCCGCGCCCGCGCCTTCTATGAGGGCGTTCTCGGCCTGAAGCCCATGGTCGCGGATGGCCGCTTCTGCGCCTATGACGCGGGCCCCGGCAGCGTCTTGCTGCTCTTCCTGCGCGGGGCAACGCTGGACCCCGTGACCATCGCCGAGGGCACGATCCCTCCACATGACGGCCACGGCCCGCTGCACTACGCGCTCGCCATTCCCGCCACGTCGGTGGAACAGTGGCGCCAGCACCTTGAGCTACAGGGAGTCGCCATCGAGGGGCGGGTGGACTGGAAGGGTGGCGGCGTCAGCCTCTATTTCCGCGATCCCGACCAGCACCTCGTGGAACTCGCCACACCGGGCCTGTGGCCGAACTATTGA